Proteins encoded in a region of the Moritella marina ATCC 15381 genome:
- a CDS encoding carboxymuconolactone decarboxylase family protein, with translation MRIPKLQSNQYSWFIRPFLWLLARQQNKILKPAQILGRRPKLFTATLLLYKTINRKTSPIEPYIHALMSVRVAQLNQCEFTIEHDSKILRNLKNRLDKDKLMDWTNCSDFKPKECAVLAYTDAITDTGQHVTDRHVDQLRCYYNDDEIVELTTIISFQNMTTKFNSAFDMCRKTR, from the coding sequence ATATTCATGGTTTATACGTCCATTTCTATGGTTACTCGCGAGACAGCAAAATAAAATTTTAAAACCAGCACAAATATTAGGCCGTCGACCAAAATTATTCACCGCCACCTTGTTACTATACAAAACGATTAATAGAAAAACCTCGCCTATTGAACCTTACATACACGCTTTAATGAGCGTACGTGTAGCGCAATTGAATCAGTGTGAATTCACCATCGAGCATGACTCAAAAATATTACGGAACCTAAAAAATAGACTGGATAAAGATAAGCTAATGGATTGGACAAATTGCAGTGACTTCAAACCTAAAGAGTGTGCAGTACTGGCATACACAGATGCGATAACAGACACAGGACAGCACGTAACAGATAGGCATGTAGACCAACTACGATGCTATTACAATGATGACGAGATCGTTGAATTAACGACTATAATCTCATTTCAAAACATGACAACAAAATTTAATTCTGCGTTCGATATGTGT